One genomic segment of Borrelia coriaceae includes these proteins:
- a CDS encoding GerMN domain-containing protein has product MKRKKKNSRRKKSNFNHIDTFLILFAVSLTGLCLLLIVKNSLIKNIFNEKVGNNDNFEFSQSKPNKIEAMLDNAKSETIQILNNEKFLIKPPEIQKIEEEFKYQEQKHLKNKKEIKLYFIKVTAEGHFLKQGIKRTIQYDKNILNETLKSLINGPNEYELKNNFLSLIPINTKILNLSINDGIAHINLSKEFYENSFGVEGTINQIKQIVLTCLEIQGINGITLKIENNPIILEDLNLDFSGTLDNHKLAKY; this is encoded by the coding sequence TTGAAAAGGAAAAAAAAGAATAGTAGAAGAAAAAAAAGTAACTTTAATCATATAGATACATTTTTAATATTATTTGCAGTATCCTTAACAGGATTGTGCTTGTTACTGATCGTCAAAAATTCACTCATTAAAAATATATTCAATGAAAAAGTTGGAAATAATGACAATTTTGAATTTAGTCAATCAAAACCAAATAAGATAGAAGCAATGCTCGATAATGCAAAAAGCGAAACTATTCAAATACTTAACAATGAAAAATTTTTAATCAAACCACCCGAAATACAAAAAATAGAAGAAGAATTTAAATATCAAGAACAAAAACACTTAAAAAATAAAAAGGAAATTAAGCTATATTTTATAAAAGTTACAGCTGAGGGACATTTCCTAAAACAAGGGATTAAAAGAACTATTCAATACGATAAAAATATTCTAAACGAAACATTAAAATCTCTAATTAACGGGCCTAATGAATATGAACTCAAAAATAATTTCTTAAGTCTAATTCCTATCAATACCAAAATATTAAACTTAAGTATAAATGATGGAATTGCTCATATCAATTTATCTAAAGAGTTTTATGAAAATAGTTTTGGAGTAGAAGGAACAATCAATCAGATCAAGCAAATTGTTTTAACATGTCTTGAAATTCAAGGCATAAATGGAATAACGTTAAAAATTGAAAACAATCCAATAATACTTGAGGATTTAAATTTAGATTTTTCAGGGACCTTAGATAACCACAAACTCGCAAAATATTAA
- the der gene encoding ribosome biogenesis GTPase Der, whose translation MKDYKSVLIAGRPNVGKSTLFNKLLGSNRSITDEIYGVTRDVIKEICTVDFYKFYLIDVGGFTLAKDELSKLVVNKFISLLDSVDLILLVLDVNEMLSEDYELIDRLREYSDKIILVLNKIDSHHREVLGYEFHKLGFKKIFLISATHGKGINSLRIFLKNSVGTLESDDDFIDIKIGIIGKPNSGKSTLINSLAGCEVSIVSSMAGTTRDFIKSRFKRNGKTFELIDTAGIRRRSRVSELIEHYSVSRALRVIDMVDIVFLLVDVKEDLTMQDKKIAHYATKRGKGIIIVFTKWDLVKSKSGCFEALKERVRFSFPILSFSPILKISVHNKEGLDNLFKEAIKLKKQLELKISTSDLNKMLSLWIKDYHLNASHKVRYITQIGINPVKFILFANRITNFPNSYYNYLVNNIRKIGYYNIPVLIELRKKTRDLK comes from the coding sequence TTGAAAGATTATAAAAGTGTTCTTATTGCTGGCAGGCCAAATGTTGGAAAATCTACTTTGTTTAATAAGCTTTTAGGTTCAAATAGAAGTATTACTGATGAAATTTATGGAGTTACTAGGGATGTGATAAAGGAGATTTGCACAGTAGATTTTTATAAGTTTTATTTGATTGATGTTGGTGGATTTACCCTTGCAAAGGATGAACTTAGCAAGCTTGTGGTTAATAAGTTTATAAGTTTACTTGATAGTGTTGATTTAATATTACTTGTTTTGGATGTAAATGAAATGTTATCAGAGGATTATGAGCTTATTGATCGGTTAAGAGAATATAGTGATAAGATAATTTTGGTTTTAAATAAAATCGATAGTCATCACAGGGAAGTCTTGGGTTATGAATTTCACAAATTGGGTTTTAAGAAGATCTTTTTAATTAGTGCGACTCATGGAAAAGGAATTAATAGTTTAAGAATTTTTTTGAAAAACTCAGTAGGCACATTGGAAAGTGATGATGATTTTATTGATATTAAAATTGGGATTATCGGCAAGCCAAATTCAGGAAAGTCTACTCTTATTAATTCTTTAGCAGGATGTGAAGTTTCAATTGTGTCTTCTATGGCGGGTACTACAAGGGATTTTATTAAATCAAGATTTAAAAGGAATGGTAAGACATTTGAACTTATTGATACGGCTGGAATAAGGCGGAGATCAAGAGTAAGTGAACTTATTGAACATTATTCTGTGAGTAGAGCTTTAAGAGTAATTGATATGGTGGATATTGTCTTTTTATTAGTTGATGTTAAAGAAGATTTGACGATGCAAGATAAAAAAATTGCTCATTATGCAACTAAACGAGGAAAAGGGATTATTATTGTTTTTACTAAGTGGGATCTTGTAAAGTCAAAGAGCGGTTGTTTTGAGGCTTTAAAGGAGCGTGTTAGGTTTTCTTTTCCAATTTTGAGTTTTTCTCCCATATTAAAGATATCTGTTCATAACAAAGAGGGATTAGATAATCTTTTTAAAGAAGCAATTAAATTAAAAAAACAGCTTGAACTTAAAATAAGTACATCTGATTTGAATAAGATGTTAAGTTTATGGATTAAGGATTATCATTTGAATGCTTCACATAAAGTTAGATATATAACTCAGATTGGTATTAATCCTGTTAAGTTTATTTTATTTGCGAATAGAATAACTAATTTTCCAAATTCTTATTATAATTATTTAGTAAATAATATTCGTAAAATTGGTTATTATAACATTCCAGTTTTAATAGAACTGAGAAAAAAAACAAGAGACTTAAAGTGA
- a CDS encoding HAD family hydrolase: MIKAVVFDLDGTLYPEISMNLAMLPEFLKNIKFFLAFKKVRKEIRVLQSGKSAPSNRDELMSMQLEMLSNYLGVDKTRCEFLLDKIYYGKSFSNKFKKFKPYVGVHDLIYSLKSKGIKLGVMSDFPIANRMSNLLGIKDDFWDILYSSEDTGYLKPNKMAFLRIIDELGIGSNHILYVGNSYEYDILGASGVFMRTAYLAKKKLFKDIKCDFIFSNYKDLQRYILLNI, translated from the coding sequence ATGATAAAGGCTGTAGTGTTTGATCTTGATGGAACTCTTTATCCTGAAATTAGTATGAATTTAGCGATGTTACCTGAGTTTTTAAAGAATATTAAATTTTTTTTAGCTTTCAAAAAGGTAAGAAAGGAAATCAGGGTTTTACAAAGTGGGAAAAGTGCTCCTTCTAATAGAGATGAGTTGATGTCTATGCAGCTTGAAATGCTTTCTAATTATCTAGGTGTTGATAAGACTAGGTGTGAATTTTTATTAGATAAAATATATTACGGTAAATCTTTTAGTAATAAGTTTAAAAAGTTTAAGCCGTATGTTGGTGTGCATGATTTGATTTATTCTCTTAAATCTAAGGGAATAAAATTAGGAGTAATGTCAGATTTTCCTATTGCAAATCGTATGAGTAATTTGTTAGGCATTAAAGATGATTTTTGGGATATTCTTTATTCATCAGAAGATACCGGTTACTTAAAACCGAATAAGATGGCTTTCTTAAGGATTATAGATGAATTAGGTATAGGTAGTAATCATATTTTATATGTTGGCAATTCTTATGAATATGATATTTTGGGTGCTAGTGGTGTATTTATGAGAACAGCTTATCTTGCTAAAAAAAAGTTGTTTAAAGATATTAAGTGTGATTTTATCTTTAGTAATTATAAAGACTTGCAAAGATATATACTTTTAAATATATAG